The Thiovulum sp. ES genomic sequence GGTGCATGTTCTAAAATTGAATCATCTTGTAATTTATAACTATCAACAACTTCAAAATCAATCAATTCAACTTCAGCTGAAAATAGTAAAAAAGGGAAAAGCAAAAATAAAAAATACAAAATTATCCTTTAAATTTTTTCAGATTATAACGACAAACTCTAATTATTTTTATAAATTCAGATTTAGATTTTTTTACTTAAGTTTATAAATTATGGGCTATAAATTAATTGTTTAAATTGTTTTGGATTTGTTTTTTTTGAAGTGGCTCCGGATACTGGATTCGAACCAGTGACCAAGCGGTTAACAGCCGCCTACTCTACCGCTGAGCTAATCCGGAATTGAGGCTCTTTAAAGCTTATTTGCTTTTGAGTGGCGGAATTATAGTGAATTTTTTTTTAGATGTCAAGGGTTTTTTGTAAATTACAAAAGTCGGAAAAAAATCCCGACAAAAAAATTAAAGTTCTAAGAGTTTTTGAGCCTGAACCATATCTTTATCACCACGACCAGAAAGATTTAAAATTACTGTTTTTCCTTTTAATTCCTCTTTTGCTTTTTTAAGATATGCGACACCGTGAGCAGTTTCAAAAGCAGGAACAATTCCCTCTTTTTGAGAAAGCCAAACAAAAGCATCAATTGCCTCTTTGTCTGTAATTGAATCATATTTTACAGTGCCATTGTCTTTATGAAAAGAGTGCTCTGGTCCAATACCTGGATAGTCAAGTCCTGCGGAAATAGAGTGAGCTTCCAAAATTTGCCCGTCATCATCTTGTAAAAGATAACTCATTTGACCATGAAGAACTCCCGCACGACCTTTTTGCAAACTTGCTCCATGTTTTTCAGTATCTAAACCGTAGCCACCTGCTTCAATTCCAACACATTGCACCTCATCGTCCTCTAAAAACGGGTGAAAAAGTCCAATCGCATTACTACCGCCACCAATTGGAGCGATGACATAATCGGGAAGTTTGCCCTCTTTTTCTAAAATTTGGTTTCTTGCTTCAGTTCCAATAATAGCTTGGAAATCCCGAACCATCATCGGATACGGATGAGGTCCTGCGACTGTTCCAATAATATAGAAAGTGTCTCGTGCATTTGTAACCCAATCTCGTATCGCATCATTCATTGCATCTTTCAGAGTTTTGCTACCGCTTTGAACTGCATGAACTTTTGCACCGAGAAGCTTCATTCGGAAAACATTTAAAGATTGTCTCTCAACATCTTTTGCACCCATAAAAATTTCACACTCTAAACCAAGAAGTGCCGAAATAGTAGCAGTCGCAACACCGTGTTGTCCCGCACCAGTTTCCGCAATTACTCGCTTTTTCCCAAGTCGTTTTGCAAGTAATCCCTGTGCGATTGTGTTGTTGATTTTATGTGCACCTGTGTGATTTAAATCTTCCCGTT encodes the following:
- a CDS encoding tryptophan synthase, beta subunit (PFAM: Pyridoxal-phosphate dependent enzyme~TIGRFAM: tryptophan synthase, beta subunit); this translates as MYIPKKSKFDPENGHFGIFGGRYVPETLMPVLLELEKEYEKIRFDKEFWKEVAEYSREYVGRETPLYFAKNISEEIGAKIYLKREDLNHTGAHKINNTIAQGLLAKRLGKKRVIAETGAGQHGVATATISALLGLECEIFMGAKDVERQSLNVFRMKLLGAKVHAVQSGSKTLKDAMNDAIRDWVTNARDTFYIIGTVAGPHPYPMMVRDFQAIIGTEARNQILEKEGKLPDYVIAPIGGGSNAIGLFHPFLEDDEVQCVGIEAGGYGLDTEKHGASLQKGRAGVLHGQMSYLLQDDDGQILEAHSISAGLDYPGIGPEHSFHKDNGTVKYDSITDKEAIDAFVWLSQKEGIVPAFETAHGVAYLKKAKEELKGKTVILNLSGRGDKDMVQAQKLLEL